From Terriglobales bacterium:
CAGCACCGGAACAGCATTCCGATCACCGCGCTCTGGACTCTGCCGCTTTGTGGCCTGCTAACAACCGGTTTTCTGCCTTTCTCCCGGAAAAGACGCTTGCGCTTGTATTGTGGACTGCTGATTCTATTCACCCTGTCGTTGGCTGAGATGAGTTGCGGCGGCGGCGGAAACAGCAACAGTCCACCGCCGCGCAGTGGGGGCACTCCTCCGGGCACTTACACGGTAAAGATAAGCGCTGCCTCCCCCTCCATTACGCACACCACCTCACTAACGTTGGTGGTGCAATAACGCTTGTGCCGCCTGCGAACTACAGTTGAGCGCTGCCTTCTGAACTCTCAGATGACAAGTGAACGGCAGGATCGAGGTCACGGCACGCCGGCAGGAGTTGTCCCATCGGGAGTCACATTTCCAGAATATGTGGAGGAGCTCATGCCGGAGAGCACGTAAATGTCGTGCAATTTGGGCAATCCGCTGAACTGGTTATTCTGGACGGTCACACCAGATGCTGAAACTAGCAATCCATTTCGCGCGAGTTGTTGGTCGTCCGTAATCACCGCACCCGTTAACGTGGTGTAATCGGAATAAATTGCCACCACGGCCCGGTGAACGGCACGCACGCAGCAGAACGTGCCGCCGTTAACAGTGTTGTAAAAATCGGTGTACGTGCCATCCCAAGCCGCCATCTGGCCGATTTGAGACTGGGTGTTGTACTTGGCGATGCAATTGTTGAAAGTGTTGTTCGTGTTGTGGTCTCCGAAGGTGATGATTCCATTTCCAGTGTTGTTCAGCGCAACGCAGTTGTTGAAAGTGTTGTAAGTGGACTTGTCAGTAATGCTGATGCCGTTATGACCTCCGCCACCGTTATTCGCGGTCACATACGAAAGTGTGTTGTTGCTGGAACGTAGCAACTTGAAGGGCCGTCCATTGGCTCCTCCCGCATCAACAGCAACATTCTGTACAGTGCTGAAATGCACTTGATGCAGGGCAAACCCGAAGACCGATTGACTTGAGCTATTCGTTACAGTGAGATTCTTAGCGACTGTGAAAGTCTGTCGTCTGATCATCACAGATTGCGCCCCTACCGTCCCGTTACCACACTTTATACAGACAACGTCGTGCACATGGTTCTTGTACCCCCAGTCCACCACGATGCCCCCTCCCTGAGGGCCCGTGACCGAGACATGCTCAATCACCGAGGAGACAGCGAGAGGCAAGCTGATTCCGAATGTCCCTGTCCCCACATTGGACGTGGCGTCAAATGCCAGATACGAAATAAGACTTCCAACTACCGGTTTCATGATCTTCTGGACGTAACTACCTCCAAGAACAGTGAATGGAGTTGAGAACGCGTTCTCGATGGTGGCCGTGTCGCCGCTCACACTCGTGACTTTCACTGTTTGCTGATCTGAGATTAAGGGAGATCCAGGACCGTGACTGGGAGTACCCGCATCAGAAACTAAAACGTAGCTCCCCACCCGTATGCCAAGCTTCGCCAACCCGCCACCCCCAACCGTAAATGTGTTTGCAGTAGTATCACTGGCCAAGAACTCCGGCTGGCTCAAACCGGGAGATCCACCACCCAGCTCCAACATAGTAATGTTGGCTGCCCCCGAAGCCTTTAGAGTTGCACACGAGGTGCTCGGCCCGGTTATTGTGACGTGGCTGATCCTAATGGGTAAGGGACTGGAGGTGACCAAATACGTGCCACAGGGAAAATAAAGAGTGCCGCCTGTCGGCGGAATCGCAGTTATGGCCCTATTAATCGCTGCCGTGTCATCGCCGATGCCATCGCCGATCGCACCGTAGTCTTTCACATTGATAATTACTGGAGTGGCTGGGGTCATCTGTGCAATCGCGGCCGCAAATGTTACAGCGACACACACTAATAGCAATGCACCTGCTCGATAAATCCTCACGGGAAATCCTCAACATCTCAGGGGTATAGACTCAGATGCGCAGAGTCTACGAGCGTTGTTCGCAGAGAAATGAAATTTCAGTAAAGTTATCTCTAGGGTTAAGCACGTTATCGCTAGTGTTAAGCACATTTTTTAACTCTGTGAGGGCATCCATTAATTTTTCCTCTAGGAGCTGCAATAGCGAGGGTATGCAAGTGAGCAAAACACAAACACCAACATTCCGCACCAGGCAGAACACATCAGCCATTAAGCTTCCTGCAAAACTGAGCAAAACCGAAGCAGACCTGCTGCGGCATCTGCAGAATGGCTACCAGATTGAGACCAATTCTCTGGAAACGGGGCCGCTCCTGCGCAGACTAAAAGACAACGAAGTCATCCGCACTGCATCCGCCAATCGGAACACTATAAAAGCATTGGAGGATCGTGGACTGATCGGGCCTGTGACCTCCCCCGATCTACTCACCTCAGTTTGGCGTCTGAAACAAGAAAAGAAGCAGCGTTAGTAGAACGTAGGCTGACGAGGTCGAAGTCGGATAAAGGTCACTCATTGTCATCCTCCTCCACATACTCTTCAGTCATGCCGTAGGCTTTAAGAAAGTTTTGCCATGCAGGTTCCGGGTATGACTGGGGGCGAGCACGAACCAAACAGTTGGACCACTCTTTCGCCAGCCCATATCGCTCATCTCTTGAACTAGCCGAGTCTATCTTTTCAAGGACTGACGCGCACAGCGCGGTCGGCTTCAAATCCTGGTAGTCGCTCCGTAACACGTCAGTGTTCCAGCTCTTGTAAAAATCCAATCTCGCCTGCTCCCGCCAGAGCGAAAAGTTGAGCGAGCTATTGAAGTAATCGAAAACCGGCTTAAGCTCCGGCGGATATTGCTGGTCCGCCAAGTACCGCAACGCTTCACGGCCCTTCTTCAGATTGATTTGTGCGTTGCGATAGAAGTTTTTGTCGTGCAAGTCGCGACTGCCGCATTCAAGGTATTCCGGTCTGCCAGCAATGCACAACTCTAATGCCGGAGACAAGTCAAGGTCGGTGTATTCGGAGACATGGGGAGATAGCTTTGCGAAACGGCGAACCTGGTCCTCTGAAAGTAGATTTGGATTGAACGTTAATTTCTGTTCTGCATCGCCGTATTTAATCGCCAAACTGCGCTTGGGGGATTGAGCCCAGGCGTAGACCGCAACCATTCCGGCCAGAAGGATGATCGTGCTCCGTCCAAAATTGCAGGATTTTAACGGCATAAAATTGAACCGGCGCAAACGGGAAATTTGCGCCGGTGGTTTGAATAACACTGTTGCAAGTGGTGTCTAGCGTTTCCTGGCGCAGCCCGGCAACTGGAAGCTGCCAATCCGGGTCTGCCAAGGCGCGGTATTAACGCCGATGATCCCGCTTATCTGGTAGTACTCGTTTACATACCAGAACGTGCAATCATCAGTCGGGTCCACGTTCATTGAGGTGTAATCACCCCAGCGGGAGTTAGTTGTCACCTGCACACCGGTCCCATTAATAATGGTGCCCTCGCCCAAGGTCATTTGCCCCGGAGTGTCACCAGCTAGCCGGCCAGTGTAGCGAATCCCTGGGTAAACATCGGTTCCATTAACGACGCTGTAGCCCAAGGCGATATCGCCTTTCCGATCCATGGCGACGCTGCCCATCCAGCGGTGCACGCCATCGCTGGGGGCGTAAGTACCTTGCTGGAACACGGAGAATTTGCCGTTGCGCCGCCGTATCTCGTACCAGCGCACGCCGGCGACTCCCGGACGCGCCTCCACCGACTGATTCGTGACCATCGCTTCGTAATTGCCGAAGTTCCGGTAAGCAAGTCGCCAGGTTGGACGCTGCCGGTAGGACAGGATGTCGAGGTAACGGCTTCCATCAGTGATCCCGGGTTCAGGCAAGCAGTCTCTGGCGCTCGGCGGTTGCGATCCATGCACCACACCGCAGGGGAAAATCGAGTCAAACGGCGCTACCGGAAGCTGAGCCGACAATTTCAGGGATGCGGTCGGCTGGCTGCGCCAGCGGACTGATAACTCGTAGATGTTGAGCGCGTCGAAGGTCGCCCCGTAATCGGAGTTATCGTCCTGGGTGCCGACGATGGGAGCAGAGACGCTATCATCAACGTTCTCACCGTCCATATCGGCCGGGAGCAGGCCGTCACCAATTTGTTCAAGCGGAACCACTGTGTAATCAAGGAAGAAGTGCACCGAACGGGCATTGGGGTCGCCCTTTAGCATCTTTTCTTTTTCAAGAGCATAAACGCTGATGCCATATTCGACCGTGGGGCCGAAATCACGCGAGGTCAGCAGATACGAGTTGCTCCAAACTCCGTACTTAGGATAGTCGGGGAAGAATGTCACCGATCCGGGCGCGGAGGTGATAAATGCATACCGGAAATACGCGCCGGTGGGATCTCCGGTCTGCGAAATCGCGACGCAGTTGTAGAACGGTTTGCCGTTGTAACTGCCGTCGGGATTCAATCCGCTGGTGGTGAACTGTGAGAGGAGCCAGCGGTCGGCGAAGCGATCGTAGAGAACCACTGGATCGCCCGAAGGATCAGTGCAATCGGGAACCGCAAAACCTTGCCACAGGGTGCCGGTATCGACCGGCCCTAACAAGCGATTGCCCAGTTTGTCATAGACCGCGAAGGTCAAATTGACCATCTCGACGTAATGGTTGCGGCCGACTGCGCCCACAGGATCGGGTGGGTTGACACGGAATCCGAAGATGTTGAAGTTGTCCTGGTTCGATAAGCCTTCGAAAGTTCGTATTGGCGTAAGAGCAGCTGCGGCATTAACTAGGGCGCGCCCTGTGGATGACTGAACCGCTGCGTCACCCGAAAAACCTTTATCCTTAGCTACCGGCCCGCGCTCCCGTCTCACTTCGCGCAGGGATGTGAAGGATGGAGAGAAAAGACGGGGCACTGTTGCAAGGGTGCGCATAGACGGCGAAACATCAGCCGCCACAGCTTTGGAAAATTTTGCAGCCGGAGATTTAAACCCCTTTCCACTTGAAACCTGGCCCGCCCAGGCGGGAATTGTTATGGAAAAGGCTAGCAAGAAGAGACTGGTAATTGACCGAGAAATATTCCTTTTCATAGGGAAACTTCCTCCGGAAGACTTCGCTTTGGTGGAGCGCTACATAGTACCCCGAAATCCGCTCTTGTCAAGCCTTTCGCTGCATTTGCCCATCACATCCATCGTGTCCTCGAACCGCGGCGAGCGCTCCCATGGCATCGAAGAATTCCCTTCTGTAAACAATAACAACGTGTTTTATTCAGGGAAATCCCCAGCGGAGTGAAAGCTCGTGGTCAGTTAGCGCGCCGTCCAGCCGCCGTCAATGAGAATTGTGTGCCCGGTAATCAGGGAAGCTGCGGGCGATGCCAGGAACACGACCGCACCGCTGACCTCCATTGGCTCGCCGATGCGGTGCAGTCCAGCAATGCGCTCAATGACGTCGGCGCAGAACGCGGGATCAGCTAACGCCTCGTCAGTCCCCGGGGTGCGAATAAAAGTTGGAGCCACCGCGTTCACCGTGATGTTGTACTTGCCCCACTCTACGGCCAGGCATTTGGTGAGGTGCGAAACTCCAGCCTTGGTCATGCAGTAAACCGATTCGGTGGGCAGCGCGACGAATCCCGCCTGTGAGCTTAAATTGACGATGCGCCCATGCTTTTGGCGCGCCATTACCCGCCCCGCGGCCTGGCTGGCAAAGAATGTTGCCTTCAGATTGAGGGCGACAGTTTCATCAAATTCGCGCTCGCTCACGTCTTCAGCCAGGTTGCTGACGCCACCACCAGCGTTGTTGATCAGGATATCGAGACGTCCGAAGCGCTTCACGGTGTCATCCACCGCGCGCGAGATTTGGTCGAGATGTGCGACGTCCATCTGCAAAGGGAGTGCACGGCGACCGAGTTTTTCAATTTCACGAGCAAGCCCAATTCCGGTTTTCACATCGCGGAGGCCGAGCGCCACGTCGGCGCCGGCATTCGCCAATGCCAGAGAAATGGCGTGCCCGAGGCCACGAGCCGCGCCCGTGACCAGTGCCACCTGGCCATTGAGGTCAAAGTTGGGAAAGCCGTTCATGCGCGCGGGTTGAAAACTCAACATCCTACGCGGAATTGAAAGGTCTGGCCAATGCGGCAGGTGGAAAAACTAGAGTGGATTGTGACGACTAAGTCAGCGAACGGATGCGCGTGGCATATTCGCTGTTCAGCAAGCTGCGGCGCGGCTTGCTTTGCACTTGCGCAAGGGCGGCGGCCAAACCTCTAAACGAGCGGGCTACTTCGGGAGTCTTCTGCAGCGCAATTGGGCTGCCTTTATCAATGGAAGTGCCGACCGTCAGATACTGGCTGGGAATCTTCCACAGGATTTTAGCGTCGGTGGCCGCTTCGGCATCGGCATCGCTGAACTCCGGGGTCTTGCGAAAACGATTGAGCACCAGGCGCACCTTGTCGCGCACAGGCCCATCGCCCAGATAACTCTGCACCCGGGCTGCGTTCCAGAGCAGGGCGATCATGTCAGTTTCAGCCACCATCACAATGCTGTCGGAAATATTGCACACCATGCGTACCAGGGGATCCAACCGGGAGGAGGCGTCCACAACAACATAACGAAATTGTCCAAGCAGCATGTCGAAAAGGCGCTCCACATCTTCCTCGCTCACCTTTACGGGAGTAGGTATTTCAGGGCCGGCGAGCAGCTGGATGCCACAAGGACACCTGGTCATGAAACCATCGAGCAGCGAATTGTCGAGACGCTGCGCGTTACCGAGAGCGTCAACCACGCCGAAATTGGGTCTTACGTTCAAGTG
This genomic window contains:
- a CDS encoding glycosyl hydrolase family 28-related protein, with the translated sequence MRIYRAGALLLVCVAVTFAAAIAQMTPATPVIINVKDYGAIGDGIGDDTAAINRAITAIPPTGGTLYFPCGTYLVTSSPLPIRISHVTITGPSTSCATLKASGAANITMLELGGGSPGLSQPEFLASDTTANTFTVGGGGLAKLGIRVGSYVLVSDAGTPSHGPGSPLISDQQTVKVTSVSGDTATIENAFSTPFTVLGGSYVQKIMKPVVGSLISYLAFDATSNVGTGTFGISLPLAVSSVIEHVSVTGPQGGGIVVDWGYKNHVHDVVCIKCGNGTVGAQSVMIRRQTFTVAKNLTVTNSSSQSVFGFALHQVHFSTVQNVAVDAGGANGRPFKLLRSSNNTLSYVTANNGGGGHNGISITDKSTYNTFNNCVALNNTGNGIITFGDHNTNNTFNNCIAKYNTQSQIGQMAAWDGTYTDFYNTVNGGTFCCVRAVHRAVVAIYSDYTTLTGAVITDDQQLARNGLLVSASGVTVQNNQFSGLPKLHDIYVLSGMSSSTYSGNVTPDGTTPAGVP
- a CDS encoding SDR family oxidoreductase, yielding MNGFPNFDLNGQVALVTGAARGLGHAISLALANAGADVALGLRDVKTGIGLAREIEKLGRRALPLQMDVAHLDQISRAVDDTVKRFGRLDILINNAGGGVSNLAEDVSEREFDETVALNLKATFFASQAAGRVMARQKHGRIVNLSSQAGFVALPTESVYCMTKAGVSHLTKCLAVEWGKYNITVNAVAPTFIRTPGTDEALADPAFCADVIERIAGLHRIGEPMEVSGAVVFLASPAASLITGHTILIDGGWTAR
- a CDS encoding AAA family ATPase; its protein translation is MSTVTVGIVAAEGDQLDLLQALVDATTAGRTVMKEFHSTPDSLIPKIKEAHPQILLVDIPPRSAAPALSAIETLHAQFPHTSIFAVGDMTKRQVIVDAMRAGACEFLDRPPSTSSLLDAFSRLTASRRKSSDDGSRGKLITVINAKGGCGATTIAVNVAVALNESHGSAVLVDLAQIGHTALHLNVRPNFGVVDALGNAQRLDNSLLDGFMTRCPCGIQLLAGPEIPTPVKVSEEDVERLFDMLLGQFRYVVVDASSRLDPLVRMVCNISDSIVMVAETDMIALLWNAARVQSYLGDGPVRDKVRLVLNRFRKTPEFSDADAEAATDAKILWKIPSQYLTVGTSIDKGSPIALQKTPEVARSFRGLAAALAQVQSKPRRSLLNSEYATRIRSLT